The following proteins come from a genomic window of Verrucomicrobiales bacterium:
- a CDS encoding OmpA family protein, with translation MKLLAAFILVLLILLSACFSYAHLKIYQHRFEQSLMSEGTRALRSNPELSQVSLSFQGLDARLSGFVSHPRFRLEAQEKIHALAGARALTSWNQIRVSPVLRLDPQSAGGYRVSGWMPSDLWRDRVAALLATCAPRQVFDVTAIQVDPTVLDPAYLDQASLPSLLGSFFASVSQGALVLEPNRLALSGTVRTETEKLALHSLAQRSMPGPGNPVVENNIVLAAGADQRGRGQAWVGAGIPGLDLGRALRSFPIFFDSGSTVLKPEEAAKVDQVVAAIRQLAPQGKFVVTGFSDSSGAASVNQRLSLGRAEAVAALMVARGLPRGQLELRSVIEKLSAAQNKNPDARRRSRRVEVTAKDNASRIP, from the coding sequence GTGAAACTGTTGGCGGCATTCATCTTGGTCCTCTTGATCCTGTTGTCGGCCTGCTTCTCGTACGCCCATCTCAAGATTTACCAACATCGGTTTGAGCAGTCCCTCATGTCGGAAGGGACTCGGGCTTTGCGTTCGAATCCTGAGCTCAGCCAAGTCAGTCTCTCCTTCCAGGGCTTGGATGCCCGGCTGAGCGGGTTCGTTTCCCATCCGCGTTTTCGGCTCGAAGCCCAGGAAAAGATCCATGCCTTGGCCGGTGCGCGAGCGCTTACGAGCTGGAACCAGATTCGCGTTTCGCCGGTGCTTCGACTGGATCCTCAGAGCGCTGGCGGATACCGGGTCAGCGGCTGGATGCCTTCGGATCTTTGGCGGGATCGGGTCGCTGCCCTGTTGGCCACCTGCGCTCCCCGGCAGGTTTTCGATGTGACGGCTATTCAGGTGGACCCGACGGTTCTCGATCCGGCCTATCTGGACCAGGCCAGCTTGCCCTCCTTGCTGGGTTCGTTCTTTGCGAGCGTTAGCCAAGGGGCATTGGTATTGGAGCCCAACCGACTTGCGTTGTCCGGCACGGTGCGCACGGAGACCGAGAAGCTTGCGTTGCACTCGTTGGCTCAGCGGAGCATGCCGGGACCAGGGAATCCGGTGGTGGAGAACAACATCGTGCTGGCGGCTGGTGCTGACCAACGGGGGCGTGGACAGGCCTGGGTTGGGGCAGGAATTCCGGGGTTGGATCTGGGGCGTGCCCTGCGCAGCTTTCCGATCTTCTTCGATTCCGGTTCCACTGTGCTCAAGCCGGAGGAGGCGGCCAAGGTGGACCAAGTGGTGGCCGCGATTCGTCAGTTGGCGCCCCAGGGTAAATTTGTGGTCACTGGTTTCTCGGATTCCTCCGGAGCCGCTTCCGTGAACCAGCGGCTGAGCCTCGGACGCGCGGAGGCGGTGGCGGCCCTGATGGTGGCTCGCGGGCTTCCCCGCGGGCAGCTCGAGCTTAGATCCGTGATCGAGAAGCTCAGTGCAGCACAGAACAAGAACCCGGACGCGCGCCGACGAAGCCGCCGGGTGGAAGTGACAGCGAAGGACAACGCATCCCGGATCCCGTAA
- a CDS encoding cysteine desulfurase, with product MLRRQFPALDQTVHGHPLVYLDNAATTHKPQQVIRTLTRFYERDNANVHRAIHELAERSTIAFEAARARVARFLKAKEPAEIVFTRGTTEAINLVAQSWGRRQLRAGDQILLSPLEHHSNLVPWQMLCRQTGAELRFLPLDRSAQEVRWDQLVSLLTPQVKLLAFTHLSNVLGTVSPVSEVCAVARARGVVTLVDAAQSAGHLPLDVQDLNCDFLAFSGHKVYGPTGIGVLYGRKERLLTMDPWQGGGEMIENVSWLDSTFAPPPQRFEAGTPAIAEAIGLHAALDFLDQIGRPSLERQERELTHLALEQLEALPGLRVLGSRENRSGVLSFTLEGVHAHDLVTFANERGIALRSGHHCAQPLLSELGLSSVARASLALYNTPQDIDRLVSATREALTFFA from the coding sequence GTGCTGCGCCGGCAATTTCCCGCCCTGGACCAAACCGTCCACGGCCATCCCTTGGTGTACCTCGACAATGCCGCAACCACCCACAAGCCTCAGCAGGTAATTCGGACACTCACACGCTTCTACGAGCGGGACAACGCCAATGTGCACCGGGCGATTCACGAACTGGCCGAACGATCCACCATCGCCTTCGAAGCCGCTCGCGCCCGGGTGGCCCGCTTCCTGAAAGCCAAAGAGCCAGCTGAGATTGTTTTTACCCGGGGAACAACCGAGGCCATTAATCTGGTGGCCCAGTCCTGGGGACGTCGCCAACTGCGCGCCGGAGATCAGATCCTCCTAAGCCCTCTCGAGCACCATAGCAATCTGGTTCCCTGGCAGATGCTCTGCCGTCAGACGGGAGCCGAGCTGCGTTTCCTGCCCCTGGACCGCTCAGCGCAGGAAGTTCGCTGGGACCAGCTCGTGTCGCTGCTCACTCCGCAGGTCAAATTACTTGCGTTCACCCACCTCTCCAATGTGTTGGGAACGGTCAGCCCCGTCTCCGAAGTATGTGCCGTCGCGCGCGCGCGCGGTGTGGTGACGCTGGTAGATGCCGCCCAAAGCGCCGGGCACCTCCCCCTGGATGTGCAGGATCTGAATTGCGACTTCCTCGCCTTCTCCGGTCATAAAGTATACGGCCCCACGGGTATCGGCGTTCTCTACGGCCGCAAGGAGAGACTGCTCACCATGGATCCCTGGCAAGGCGGCGGAGAGATGATCGAAAATGTCTCCTGGTTGGATTCCACGTTTGCTCCCCCGCCCCAACGCTTCGAGGCGGGAACGCCCGCGATCGCGGAGGCGATCGGCCTCCACGCAGCCCTCGATTTCCTCGACCAGATCGGACGTCCGAGCCTGGAACGGCAGGAACGCGAGCTCACTCACCTCGCGTTGGAACAACTGGAGGCGCTTCCAGGACTTCGGGTGCTGGGCTCGCGGGAAAATCGCAGCGGGGTACTGTCGTTTACTCTCGAGGGAGTTCACGCCCACGACTTGGTGACATTCGCCAATGAACGGGGCATTGCCCTTCGCTCCGGACACCACTGCGCCCAGCCCCTGCTGTCCGAACTCGGCCTCAGTTCGGTAGCCCGGGCCAGCCTGGCTCTCTACAACACCCCGCAGGACATCGACCGATTGGTGAGCGCCACTCGCGAGGCCCTCACGTTCTTCGCCTAA